The Acetivibrio cellulolyticus CD2 genome contains the following window.
GAGTAACATCAAACAAAGGCAAGAATACCCCGGGAGTAGATAATATATTATGGGAAAGTGATAAGGACAAAGAGCAAGCAGTTAAACTTCTGAATAGAAGAGGATATAATGCACAGCCTTTGAGAAGGGTATATATACCAAAGAAAAACAGTAAAAAGAAAAGACCTTTAGGTATACCTGTAATGAAAGACAGGGCGATGCAGGCATTATATCTATTGGCATTAGATCCAGTTGCAGAGACAATATGTGATAATAATGCCTACGGATTCAGAATTGGAAGGTCAACTGCTGATGCAATTGAAGAATTATTTATTATCTTAAGTCAAA
Protein-coding sequences here:
- a CDS encoding reverse transcriptase N-terminal domain-containing protein, with protein sequence MNAIACAPTDNRICWSKILWDKCTEVVKKLQKRIVKAQKEGRYNKVKSLQWLITHSFYAKLIAIKRVTSNKGKNTPGVDNILWESDKDKEQAVKLLNRRGYNAQPLRRVYIPKKNSKKKRPLGIPVMKDRAMQALYLLALDPVAETICDNNAYGFRIGRSTADAIEELFIILSQ